Sequence from the Thermococcus sp. genome:
CTCTGGAGGCTGATTGAGACCGGTGAGATTGCCGAAGGCTCGAGGGTTCTGCTGCCCCTTACTGGTTCGGGCCTTAAACTAACCGAAGGTATTTAAAGTCTCACAACTATTAAAGGGTGGAGGTGAGGGAGATGATTAGGTATCCAGCGGTTGCCGGAAGCTTCTATCCGGCTGACGATACGCTCATAGAGATGCTGGAGGAGTTTTTCAGCGACCTGGGTGAGGAAGGAAGCGAGAGGAAAATCACAGCCGGAGTTGCGCCCCACGCTGGTTACGTATTCTCGGGCTACACTGCCAGCAGGACATACAAGGCGATATTTGAGGACGGCCTGCCCGAGACCTTCGTAATCCTCGGGCCGAACCATACCGGCCTGGGCTCGCCCATAGCGGTCTATCCTGAAGGCGAGTGGCTCACTCCTCTGGGGAGCATAGAGGTCGATGCTGAGATGGCAAAGGCCATAGCGAGGCTATCGGGAATTGCTGATTTGGACGAGCTGGCCCACAAATACGAGCATTCCATAGAGGTGCAGGTTCCTTTCATCCAGTATCTCGCTGAGAAAGCCGGAAAGGACGTTAAAATCGTCCCGATAACCCTCGGCATTCAGGACGAAGACGTCGCGAGGGCGCTTGGAAAGGCAATCTTCGAAGCCAGTGAGGAACTCGGCAGGGACGTTGTTGTCATAGCCAGCACGGACTTCATGCACTACGGCCCGGTTTATGGCTACGTGCCGTTTAGGGCTAGGGCCGATGAGCTCCCGCATAGAATCAAGGAGTGGGACTTCAGGCTAATCAGGAGAATCCTTGAATTCGACGTTGACGGCCTGTTTAGAGAACTTCGTGAGATGAGGCACACGATGTGCGGGCCCGGTGGCGTTGGAACGGCGATAGTCTACTCGCGCCTCGCTGGAGCGGTTGAGGCTGAACTTTTGCACTACACGACGAGCTATGAGGTCAGCCGCTCGACGGACGCGGTAGTTGGCTACGCGAGTATAGTGATGAGGAAGTGAAAACCAAAAGTCAGATAAAACTTTTCCCTCTTTTGCATTTTGGGAGGGTCGAAGATGAGGGTTCTAGCTTCAGCCCCGGCTAAAATTATCCTCTTCGGCGAACATAGCGTGGTTTACGGAAAGCCTGCCATCGCTGCCGCGATAAACTTGAGAACCTATGTGCGTGCGGAGTTCAACGATTCTGGCAGAATAAAGATAGAGGCCCACGACATAAAGACTCCAGGTTTAATAGTGTCCTTCTCCGAGAGCGAGATTTACTTTGAGAGCGACTACGGAAAAGCAGCTGAGGTTCTCAGCTACGTCAGACAGGCGATAGAACTCGTGAAGGAAGAAGCGGACAAAAACGGGAGGGGCATAACGGTCTCGATAACCTCCCAGATACCGGTTGGGGCGGGTCTCGGCTCATCGGCGGCAGTTGCGGTTGCCACAATAGGCGCGGTTTCAAAGCTCCTTGGTCTGGAACTCACCAACGAGGAGATTGGAAAGCTCGGCCATAAGGTTGAACTCCTCGTCCAGGGAGCTTCAAGCGGTATAGACCCGACGGTTTCGGCAATCGGAGGCTTCATTCACTATGAGAAGGGCAAGTTCGAGCACCTACCCTTTATGGAACTGCCGATAGTCGTGGGTTACACGGGCTCAAGTGGCTCGACCAAAGAGCTGGTTGCGATGGTCAGGAGGACATACGAGGAGATGCCCGAGATTGTTGAGCCGATACTGGTCTCGATGGGCAAGGTAGTGGAGAAAGC
This genomic interval carries:
- a CDS encoding MEMO1 family protein: MIRYPAVAGSFYPADDTLIEMLEEFFSDLGEEGSERKITAGVAPHAGYVFSGYTASRTYKAIFEDGLPETFVILGPNHTGLGSPIAVYPEGEWLTPLGSIEVDAEMAKAIARLSGIADLDELAHKYEHSIEVQVPFIQYLAEKAGKDVKIVPITLGIQDEDVARALGKAIFEASEELGRDVVVIASTDFMHYGPVYGYVPFRARADELPHRIKEWDFRLIRRILEFDVDGLFRELREMRHTMCGPGGVGTAIVYSRLAGAVEAELLHYTTSYEVSRSTDAVVGYASIVMRK
- a CDS encoding mevalonate kinase encodes the protein MRVLASAPAKIILFGEHSVVYGKPAIAAAINLRTYVRAEFNDSGRIKIEAHDIKTPGLIVSFSESEIYFESDYGKAAEVLSYVRQAIELVKEEADKNGRGITVSITSQIPVGAGLGSSAAVAVATIGAVSKLLGLELTNEEIGKLGHKVELLVQGASSGIDPTVSAIGGFIHYEKGKFEHLPFMELPIVVGYTGSSGSTKELVAMVRRTYEEMPEIVEPILVSMGKVVEKAREVILSDLDDETRFKTLGKLMNINHGLLDALGVSTKKLSELVYAARTAGALGAKITGAGGGGCMYALAPEKQSEVATAITIAGGTPMVTEISREGLRIEEVIP